GACTACAATATCCTGTCTCCTATTTGGTGATTTTTAAATTCCCACTGTCCTCATTGAAAGTGCTAACAATAACTATTAACTCAATAGCTCTGGGAATTTCTCTTAAAAGAGACAGACTTTGGACAGAGTTGGAAATCAGCTTGCATTTTCATACAGgagtttaaaacatttaaatttgacTCCATCCATTAGGACAGTTCAAAATGTGAATCCTAAAAACTGTGGCAGTCTTCACGATCATTTAGTATTGCCCACAAAGGAAGTATGACAGGGTGAATTACAACCCAGGAGGGAACAACCTTTTACCATTTCTGTTCtcgttagtattattatttttgttatactGAACACACTAAGAAGTGCATCCATCAAATAAGTACAAcacaatttattaaatattgtatACATGGAACCAAGGATTGATAGGATGCAGCTCTACATGATTACATCAGAAACAAACCTTATAATAAATTGAAACACTGGATAAGCTTAGGAAAACCTGCTTCAGAtctaatttatttaagaaaatgtattgtCTTAGTAAGTGTAGCACAGGTATTACCAGGTGCAGCAACACTTAGAAAATGGATTTTGGTTATTAATGTCAAGGTAAGTTTATTTTCTGCCATTTTGGTGGAGTTGATACTTTTTTTTGTAAGGTTCTTAGTCCTCCTATAgcgaaagagagaaaatgaggtgTCATTGCTAAAGGGACAAACTAATAATCTCTTGGTAAAGTTTATTGCAGGTAAAATCTTTTTTCAATTAAGCCAACATTGTGGTAAAAGTGCTGCATTAAATTGTAATTATGTTTAAATGGAAGTCTTGCTACAGAGTGCCAAGGAGATTAGTTTGAGTTAAATAACTCAAGTGCCTTATTGAACACCAATTTCTTTCTGGGATAATTATGAattggattttgttttatttcaaattgATGCTTTTGTGCCCATATTTAAGCTACAGGGACTTATAAGACCTATACTGTCCTTCCCCATTTGCCCTACCCTTGGTGAGACAAATCCCAGCACACAATGGgctggaggtggggttgggggaggttaTATTATCAGCACACAACGTTCTGCTAAGGGGACAGTAAGAAGAGCCCACATAGGTGTTTTCTTTAATAGAGATACCAGCAAAAATGTATCAAGAGGCAAGGGTTACTTCACTAATCAAAActtcacattaaaatatttttaactagaTCTAAGTTCTAGTCTAAAAGCAAAAGGCAGTCTGTTGGGTTTTTAGTATAATCTTGTAATGATGGCTTTCAAAATGATAAcatgaataataaaatagttgGTGAACTGAAGAAATAGAATGAAGACCTTTAGCACTAAGATTTCAAAGCTGTTAGTTTGCGTATTTACCCAAACATGTTTAAGGGTTTGGGAACATACTTTAAAATTGCCTTGCTCTATAAAACTGGCTTCTGCCTTAATTACACACCTTTTATTGGACAGGAACAAGCTGAAAGCTGGGTACCTAATGTCAGTGGAGTCTTCTGAGGGTTTCCTGGATGAAGTTGGGTCCCAGGCTCTAGCTGCTGGTTTGTACGTGCCGCCATCCACAGTCCTTCAGGACATTGACTCGGTAGTTGATGCTGATGTCATAAATGTAAGCAAGTGAAAATTTATTTAACATCAAATAACTTGTCCTTAATGATGTAATTTCAGAAGGACTGCATAAGCTTCCTTGGGCTGTATATGCTATTCTCATGGTGTTTGGTGCCCATCTACCTGGTGTGGAGGCGGAAGGGCTCATCCCATCAAATCTGCAGATAGCTTCCTTGCCAACTCAGGGTATATGTATCTTCATTCAACTAAATTACTCTTAGGTTAAACCATTTGAATTCTTAAAGGTCAAGAAGAGTCAAATATTGGCAGTTTCATACAATTCAACCTAATTGTTGAGTTTGGTGTTTTTCCTCCTCACTCCTAAGAAATAAATTCTCTATCTGCCAATGCTTCATGATCCACCACCTCAAGATTTTCTTAATCTTCTCAGCCTAAGACATTCTTCTGgtcttgctctatttttttttttcacatatattgtTTCCTATAAAATTTAATTGTTTTGAGGGCAAGGACCATGTCTTATACCTCTTATGCCTAACAAATATGTGAACTACAGAATGAACCCCGAATCAGTCCTTTCTGTATTGAAAATGCCCACTCCCCTTCCATGGTCGAGGTCTCAACTATCTTCTCACCAAGGGGTCTCCCCTTGGGGATAGAGAAAAGAAGCAACCCTGACTTGATTTCACTTGGCCCATAAGTTCATCATGACATACTCTTCCAAATGGCTGTCCTCATCTTATATACTGTGCCATCATGTGAGtccagcccagctgcctgcaacACCATCTCTTTATTAAAATAGCTGACCTGAGATAACGTAGGGACTGCTCCTTGGGGTATTACACTTAACCTAAACAACCAGCCTTTGAACTCAAAGTAGTGACATAAAGAATACTAGGACATAAAGTGTAACTTTTAAGTTAATAATCAGTGTATTTTTATTGACTCAGATTATTTGCCATTGTAATACCAAAACAGAGCAGTGCAACCCTGCTCAAGGAGACTCTGCCCTATTTTGCAGTGTCAGAAAggttttcctcttccctctttaaTAACTACCCTCATATTTAGAGCACCGCACTTGCTCAGTCACACATAGGATGAAATACTGAGAGGAACGGAAATTTATCTACTTGCTTATTTCTGTTAACTTTCTATCTGTTTACTTAAAGGCTGCAAAGAAGTTTGTTTCTGGCCGGAAGTCGATGGCAGCAAGTGGAAATTTGGGGCATACACCTTTCGTTGATGAGTTGTAATACTGAAACACATGTTGCAGGAAAGAACTGAACATTTTCTCAGTCCAGAGTGAAATATCATAAAGCGTAAAGGCAGGTGATTGTTCCCAGCTGACGTAAAGTCAATAAAACATtctgtttaaatgtttttcttgcatttttcctAATgagttaacaaatatttgttatggGCTGAGTGTTTGTTTTAGATGCTTTAAAGGAGACTAGGAATATAATAATAGAGAAGCAtgagaaactattaaaaattaaggCTAGGTAGCTATCAGAATAACTATTTCCAGATTATTATTGGTGGCTTTTTAAGATAAAAGCAGTTAGAAGTCTGTCTTCTTGGGTGAGAACAATCAAATGGCCTGAGTTTTACcccctttttgccttttttgcaAAAGAGTtatttgtgaaaaatataaattcccTGCTAGTCATATCCTGTGACTTTGCACTGCTTCATCTTATATGTTCACCTTCACTGTGGCagaatttggtttggttttgttttctcatcttctcCTTCATCTGTTTCTGTTCCCTCTCTTTCAGGTATTTAACTGTCAACCCAACATTCAAAGTGAAAGTAGGgctgaaaagggggaaaaagctcTAATGTGAACAGCTAGGCAgaattctctctcatttcttttaaataaggcACTTGAAGTTTACAAGAAGAAACTAAGTATCTAAATTAAAATGTGATACTTACCTTAAAAAGTAAAGTTCTCTACTAGGTTTACACATTCTGATATTGGGTTCCTCTGCTGCATTTTCTAAAAGATGAGATGTTCTTCTCATAAACGAGGGTCTTAAGGATCTGAATAATTGTAATGATCTGAATAAGGTTTGTGAGGGCTGTGAGACCCCAGGGAAGTCTTTAGATATCACACTGAAGAAGGTCTCTAAAGGCTTTACAACACAgttgtgaaagagaaataagtcTGCACATATTCCTGTAAGTATAGCAAACCTGTACATGGCAATGCACAAAAAAATGGGTGTTTTCAAGGTAAATGCTCCTGTGCCTCAAATTTGCAGACTGCTGCCTAACCAACTTTTGATGCAGGTTCACTCTTGCCCTTTTCAGCGTGGGCATAGTCTTCCAGCCAAAACGCATCTGAGGTCGAGGaggccgaggaggaggaggagctctCGTTGTCTCGCTTGGTCATTGTCCAGTATGGGGAAGGGGCTCGCCCTTCCTTCTTGTGATCTCTGTGAATCATCACATCACAGTTAATGTCTTCTCCTACACGGATAGTATGGTTCTTCTTTTTATATCCATGCCATTCTCTGGAGATGGACATCGGTCTCCTTGCAGGGTGATGCCCAGTGGACCGTGGATATTTATAGTACTTAAGTCTTTTATCTAAAACTGCATCTTCACCGTCATCGCTGCTTGTGAAAGAGtcatcttttgcctcctcagttttctttgttgtgctgaaaagaaaagaatggtgaATGAAATGGATTCCTAATGTCTGAGCATTCATTATCACCTAACGAGATGTCTTATAACCTGCTTTGGTTCCTAAAAGAAAGAATACAGTGTAGCTTTAGCACTGCCTTTTTGTGTtattgaaagttttctttttttttagttttctttttaaaattccctttagggaattccctggtggttaggactctgagctttcgcTGCCAAgtgtgcaggttcaatccctggtaggggaactcagatcccacaagccacaagccACAAGctgcggccaaaaaaacaaaaagtacctTTAAATGTTTCCATTCCTAAATGGAAATAAGATTCTGCCCTAAATTATTTCACATTACTTTAAAAAGCTTTGCACAGACTTAAGCCAGACAACTGACCAGAATATTAGCAGACCTTAAGGGTGGGTTAATTTCACTCCACGCAGAATGACAGGTCAGTGTGGCTCTCTCCTCTACAGAACTCAGTTTTCATGGGTCACGTGGGGTCAGCAATAACAGAATATTACTGATTTCCAAGGGGGTGTCCAAAAATAATGATCTCAAAGATCTTCAACATGCTAATCATTGGTCAatctttgagactttttttttcccccgagcATCATTCTTTGCTTCTCATTTGGGTTTACAAATGTGGATCTGTGGAACACCCTTCTACCCAGATGTCTCATTATTCACTATTCCACCTCACTGTTGCCATCCAAAAaattctaaagttttttttttccttgtaatttgcCAACAACAGGCTTCTTGAACTTTTCTAATGCCTGCCGCACCTGCGCCTGCTCTTATTTTCCTGAACAAGTGCTCTCTGTCACCTGCTCCCCCTCATCCTGGTGCTATTACCCAGCAGATTCAGAACTAGATCCTTGTAATTATGAACCTCTGTTACTTTCTATCCTGCTAATAGGAAACGGGTTTCTTCCCTACCCCAATCCCCCCAACCTGTCAGAATTACTGGTGTTTTCAGCTAACATCCTTGGAGGCCTGCCTGTTTTATTTGCTCCTAAGAATTTGAACAGCTTTTCCTAAAGTTGATCTCTTCTGGAAATAACATTTGGTATTGAGTCATTTTTACTGAGAGCCACTAGTCTTAAATTGTACGATTTTCTTTAATCCTTGATTTAGTGCTGTGCAAGGAGATTCAGATCTCAGGACTAGAACAGTTTGCCTTTGGACTGCAGAGGACCTCCTTTGTAACCCTGTGTTAGATAACCATAAAGGACAGGAGGCGGAGCCAGCTTCTTAGCTGGAAACAGTTTCTATACCACCAGGCCTGCCCAGAGCATCATGTGGGGTGTTCCCTCCATTGTGCACACAGTGCTGTCTGCTCCTGAAAGAAGTCATACCAACTTTGTGAAATAAGCCTTTTCCTTCCGCTtctgccccttccctgcctccttccacaTAAGATGCTAAAATGCCTCAGCTATAAGCAATTTGCTTAATTAAGAAAgggattcagggacttccctggtggcacagtggataagactgtgTTCCCAatcctgggggcctgggttccatccctggtcagggaagtagatcccatgtgcgtgccgcaactaaagagttctcatgctacaactaaagagcccgcctgctgcaaacaagacccaatgcaaccaaataaattttttttaaaaaaatgtgattgaTACTGTTCCTAAGTTCGTGGATTTTAGCCTCATACTTAAGTTGTGCTGCTCTGTGTGCTGTTCTGTGTTTGCTTTTGAATGGGCAATCTGCCATCCTTagacttttaatattttgaatctCAAACTGtgcttgcttatttgtttatggctgcgttgggtctttgttactgcatctgggctttctctaattgtggcaagcaggggctactcctcattgcgatgtgtgggcttctcattgtggtggcttctcttgctgcagagcaagggctctaggcacacgggcttcagtagttgtggtgcacgggctttgttgctctgcagcatgtgggatcttcctggaccagggctcaaacctgtgtgccctgcattggcaggcagattcttaaccactgtgccaccagggaagtcccaaactgtGCTTAGAATGAAGTTGTTCTATAAGCAAATGGTTAAAAGCTCAGGTTCAGTAGCTGAACTCCCCAGTACAGGGGAGTGTGGCTGCTAAGTTTAAACTGATTAAACTTGGATAAAATTCCTCAGTTATAAATCTTCACATTTCGGGGGCTTAGTAGCCacctgtggctagtggctaccacacaGGATaacacagatacagaacatttccattatcgCAGAAAGTTCGTATTGGACATTGCTGTTCTGGAGACAGACATATACCACTTTGCCCTGTGGCCTCTGGCAATTTTATACACTCCTCTattagcttcagttttcttatctgtaaaatgaggataaataaAAAACTGGCATGACGATTAAATGGTATAATGCTTATAAAGCAGTGCCCACCACATAGTAAGCAATGAATAAGCGTTCGCTATTATcattaaagatttttaatcaaaTCAAGATTGGTTTAGTTATTGGGGGGAATTTTTTCCTCAATCTGTACCTGATCTGAAGGGGACAACTGCTGCCCAGCTCTAGTCCACTGTCACCATGTGGGAATGCAAGCCCATCTTTTGGTTTTTTCAGGAGAAACCAGAGATGAAGACTCTGCATGAAATCTTAGATTTGTAAATTTAGTAattcaaatacttttttcattaaagttttttttttttttgaaatatacagaaaaatgcaaaatagttGAATGAATAATTTATAAACATCTTGGTAGCTACCGCCCAGGTCAGGAAATAGAATATTACTGGCCCCTGGAAAAGCACCCCCATATGTATCCTCCTTGCCCTCCACAGTGTTTAAAACACTGAGGGAGATAAGCAAAGCACATCTGCAGGCCGTATCAGTCCCTAGGGCCACAAGTTGGACTCTGAAGTAATATGTCTGCAATATGGACCATTTTTTTGTCTTAGTGAAGTTCCTAGCCATATTTCTTTGAGTCCATACCAAATAAGCAAAGGTGCACAGCTGTAGCAACTAGTGCTCAGGAATCTGGCCAGAATTAATAAGGACCACTCTTGCATCAGAGCCTGAATGTGTCACTTAAAAGGGAGATGGAGAAATCAAGCACAACCCTTAAATTTCTAACTTGTTTGACTACGCAAATGCTCTCCCACTAAGATGGTGGCAAGCTGGCTTTTGATTTTAGGCATAATGAGTTTGAGGGGTTTCTGATACATACAAACGCAGCTATCAAGTGGGTGTTTATACAAGTTTGGAGATAAtacaatttgaaaattattaatttatgggTACTAATGGAAACCACAGAAATCAAGGAGTTTGCTTAGGAGATCGAGAGAAGAAAGCCAAAGATTAAACCTTGAGGAACTCCAAGGTTGGGTAAAAGGAGATCAAGAAGAAGTGACTAGAGGAGGTAGGAAAGTCATGGGAGTGTGGTATCCCAGAAGTCTGGGGAAAACGATGTTTCAACAAGAGGTGGGAGGTTGTAAAGTGTCTAATGCTGCTCAGAAGCCAAGCAAAATAAAGACAGTCCTCTGAAATCAGCAGTATAAGGTTGTAGGTGACCCTGGGAAAGGGCCTGCACTGAGGTGGGAAATGGTGCCTCCTGGGGAAATGGCAATGTCTAATACAACTCTTTCAATGGGTCTGGAGTCAAGGGACAGGACAGTGgctggaagggaaaggagaggggagtgGAATTAAGGTGGGGTTTGCCACGATGGTAGAGGTTTTAAAAaggcttagggacttccctggtggtccagtggttgggaatccgccttcCAACAcaggatgtgggttcgatccctggttggggaactgcgatcccacacgccacggggcaactaagcctgcatgccacaactactgagcctgagctcctcacactagagagaaacacacacactgcagttaagactgaaaataaataaaataaaaatattatagaaatattattataaagtaaattaatttaaaaaattataataaaattaaaaggtttaAATGTTATTGGGAAGAATCCAGAGAAGTTGCATATGTTGGAgacaaatgaggaaatgagatTCACAGCACTTGTTTAAGGGCTAACTTTGGAAAAGGTGGAGTCACGTATGTAGATTTGGAGGCAGAGTTGCCATTGGACAGTTTGGTCTTCTTTTAAACTCCATGTTCGAGGCTATTGCCTTTATCATTTCTACAGATGGTACTTTCCCAAAGGACTTAGAAACCCACTAAATTGAGGCCAGTGTCATCAATCCCTCCTACATGATCCAACTGATAATTCTCACATtaagttaagactctgtgcttcacAGACCCTGGGGGATTCTGTAGTTTAACAAAGATTTCCTAAACTTAACTACTTACCGGGTAATTGGGAATTTGGTCTCAGGAATTAAATCATGTATTTCTTGCCATTCTTGGGGTATGTCAATAAAATTTCGGTAAACCTTGATTTGCAGCACTGTTCCTATGGTGATATGttgcaaaagctttaaaaattctcGAAGAGTATATCCTAATACATTGGCATAGCCAACACTAATCAAAACATCacctgaaaaagaggaaaaaaaatcagtaaaattaagataatggtttaaaaggatcataccatTTCCGGCTTTATTGtgtgatgtttctttttctttttttgtgaggtGTGAGGTTTTTCATTTTATGGGTTCATATTGTTGGTTCATTTTGAACCAAAGCCAGGCTTCAgcctttatttaataaaaaatgaccCTCAGTGACATGTGTCCTTCGAATAATGAAGAATACATGCAAGATGTTTCTTAATAGTCTTAGTAGTATTGGTAGATATTGTAGCATGTTTTTACAACATTTCAA
The genomic region above belongs to Hippopotamus amphibius kiboko isolate mHipAmp2 chromosome 9, mHipAmp2.hap2, whole genome shotgun sequence and contains:
- the PDZD9 gene encoding PDZ domain-containing protein 9 codes for the protein MKKGVRKSITEKRVGLKVKPSVHNLSKTQQTKLTVGSLGLGLIIIQHGPYLQITHLIKKGAAARDGKLQPGDVLISVGYANVLGYTLREFLKLLQHITIGTVLQIKVYRNFIDIPQEWQEIHDLIPETKFPITRTTKKTEEAKDDSFTSSDDGEDAVLDKRLKYYKYPRSTGHHPARRPMSISREWHGYKKKNHTIRVGEDINCDVMIHRDHKKEGRAPSPYWTMTKRDNESSSSSSASSTSDAFWLEDYAHAEKGKSEPASKVG